The DNA segment GTCCAAAGCTCTGCTTTCAACATGGTGATTTCAAGTTTTGGTGTCGGTATTTTTGCAATGCTTATTGCATACGATGTTCAAAATTTAAAAAAACTTAGCCAACAAGTTTTAGCATCGCCAGAAGACGCTGGAAAATTTGCGTTGATGGGAGCGATTGGTTTGTATCTTAATTTGATTAATATTTTTATCTATCTTCTCCAATTATTTGGTGAGCAGCGTAAGAAATAATTAATTTAAATTTACAAATAAATTTAAATTATCCCCGGCTTGAACGGGGAACCATTCCTTAAACATTTCCTTAAACATTTAGACATGAAAAAAGCCGGAATAAACTTCCGGCTTTTTTGCTGAGAAAATTGCTTTTTATGCAAGTGATGCAAGAATAGCAGCGATTGCCAATAATTGAGCAAGTTTGCAACCTGATTTGATTGCAAATTTTGTCCAAGCTGGAGCAGATGTCCAAGCTGCGCATGAAAGGTAAGAAGGAACGAATAAACCAAGCCAAATAAAGCCAGCTGCTTTCATTGATGACATTAATTCAGTGTTTACTGTTTTTTCTGTTAAGAACCATGAGAAATATTTAGTAAACATTTCTTGAGAATAAGCGCCTTGTGTTTTTTGGAACGTCATGATTGCGATGTAAACAGCTGTTGCAAATACAACTGAAGAAACAGCTTGAATTGCTACGCGTTGGTAAAGATCTTTTTCTATATTAGGTTTGCCGTGGATTTTTTTCCACAATGGACCAAAAGCATAGTCTGAGTACCAGAACATACCAACAGCCATGTCAGCTACAGCAGCTGCAATAATAGGGTTTAGAGGCATCATAACAAATCTCCTTTTTATAAGATATTGGGACAAAATAGAATCTGTTGGCAATATTAATAAACAATTATACCCTTTGTCAAATATCACAAAATCTATTCTCTTTCTTGGCCCTGTATTCTGCCCATATGCATGCAAATCATTGTGCTTAAAATGTAATCAATGATAAAGTTAATGTTAGAAACAAAATTTAATTTTAGAAATATTTAGAAAGGGGGCACTTTTGAGACATTATAATTCCAACAATTTTTTATCAAAACTTGTTGCCTCGCGACTTGTTGCCTCGCGTTTCCTTTTTTTCTTATTTGTATTCGTTGCTACCAATGCTCAAGCATCAGTGGATGAATCTTTTTTTTATGGAAATGCAGTTGTAAAAGATCCAGTCATTGAAATGAACAGTAGTTTTCCACCTCCAAATAGTCCGGCTGTATGCGGTGACAGCAAGCCTTGCTTAAGGGCTCATCAAGGTTTGTTTAATGAAATAGTTACTGTAATTGAGGAGCAAGATGAGTCTGTTAAAGTAGTTTGCAAAAATGCTGTATACGGATATCACCGTGACACTCAAGAAAAATTAAATACTTTTTGGGCTTATAAAAAAGATATAGCGTTACTTCAAGATCTTGACAGTGAAGTTTTGCAAACGATACCTCACCTTAAGTACGCACAAGAGCCGACAATTGTTCTTGTTTATCCATGGAAATCATTTTCAGTAGGGACGCGTTTTAAACGAGATCCTGAGCATGATACTGCAATTGCTTACGCTGTAAAAGTAGCTGACTTCATAAATAACACAGCAATGATTGATTTTATTCCTCGTAAAAATGCTTTAGTTGAAACGAAAAAACATCCACGCGCAGCTCGAAAACTTTTTGTTAAAATTATTAATGAATTAATCGATAGAGTAGAGCAAAGTGGTCAAGGCCACAACAATGAAAGCCATGTTATTCCTTATGTGTGGGGTGGAAGTAGTTTTGTTGTGCCTTACACGGACTTTAGTTTTTATAGCCAAGATGGCTCTTGGAACAGGGATGGTAAAAATGATCCATACTGCGGGTATGATTGTTCAGAGTTTGTGATGAGAATGACGCAGATTGCTGGCATAGAATTTCCCTGGAAAACTACTTCGATTATAGAACGTAGCAAAAGAGCTTTGGTAAAAAATGAGCGGCTTGAAGAGGGCGATCTTATTTGGATGCAAGGTCATGTCATGATCGTTGGCAACGTTAAACGCAATGAAGTTATTGAAGCTCGAGGATATAAAAGTGGTTACGGTTGTGTACATCGTTTTACGGTAGGTGAGTGCTTTGAAGGCGTTGCTTCGTATGATGAATTGTTGAAACAGTATCACTTAAATAAAACAATTCGCCTTAAAGATCGTCAAGGTATCCCTGTAGAAAAAAGGCACTTTTTTAGATTGTTAAAACTTATAGATTAAATGTTATCAATTAATAAATTTCTGTTGATTAGGTATTTTTCATGAATCAAATTCTTTCATTGTGGTTGAGCGAGCAGGAACAGCTTAATATTATTTCGCCTGTAAGCACTCTTGAAACCATCGTTTGTTGCGACAAGGTATCACTTGTTTTTCACGTGCAAGGTCAAACTGTTGTGATAAAAAATTCTGTTGCCGTGTGCGAGCTTGATAATTTACGCAAAGGATTTGAGCTGATTTTAAATAAAGATCAGCAGCTTTTTTCTTTTTTAGATTGTGTTGCTCTGTACGGTGATTTTTTTGGTAATTTTTCAATTGAAATTCGTTACCAAAATCAGATTTTTTTTAAGAAAACAATTTCTGCGCAAGCTTTAAAATCATGGATTGCTCAACTTGAGCTGCTCCATGTTTTGGCAGAAGAAAATGAAAAAGAAAAGCAGAGTCGAGGACGCGGCTGTTGCTAATGCTTTCAAAAATGTTTTAAGCTTTTTTTATTCCTCGATACATTTTGCTTACGCAAAACACTCGGGACGAACGGCGGGTGGGTGATAGTATCTGTAGGTTTGATTTGTACGAACGCTGGATATAATAAGTTTTTTCGTCGTTCGCCCCGAGTGCCTGGCGTTTGTGTAGCAAACGACTGGTGTATCGAGGGGTAGGTGAAAAAGGAATAGTAATAATTTTAATCGTAGGGGGAATTTATATGAAAAAAATTGTTGATGGATATTACAAATTCTTTGAGCATTATTTTGAAAAAAAATCATCATACCAAGATTTATTTAAACAACAAAATCCCAACGTAATGTTTATTGCTTGTTGTGATTCACGCGTTGATCCAGCATTGATTGTGTCTGCACAGCCTGGAGATATTTTTGTTGAGCGTAACGTAGCCAACGTGGTGCCGCATCGCAGTGACGGACCAAACTCAATTCTGATTGCTCTTGAAGTTGCTCTGTGCGGCTTTGAAGTGGAAGATGTTATTGTTATGGGTCATCAGCATTGCGCTGGAGTGCAGATGCTTGCATGCGACACGTTGCATAGTTTTGGCGCTGTGCCGATTGAATACTCTAAACGAGAAGAAGATTTGAAAAAATCTTTAAATAAGCCATACGATAAAGACAATGCCGACGAATTTGAAAAGCTCAACCTTCTACTTTCCTGCCAGAATTTATTGTCGCATGAAATTGTGGCTAGCCGTGTACGAGCAAAAAAGGTATCTGTGCATGGTTGGTACTTTTCTTTACATACGGGACGCTTTGAAACTTTGTGCCTTACCTGCCTTCAATTTACCGATTTGATGGTTGAATGCTGCGGAAAACGGGTTATTTAAATCTAGGGGCGTCATTGCTTTACTTCGTAACTGATCGAAATATACTAAAAAGTCTAAAAAAGCCTTTTTAATAGGCCCTTCCACTTGCAATTATCTGTGGGTCCTGTATCCTGTATTTATATAGTTTATATTCCCTTGAATAAAACGCTTAGGCCTTCTAGATTCATAGAATTTATGGCCTTTTTCAATAAAGTTTCGGAAACCTAACCAAATTCAAATAATCAAATCGATGCTGACATCTCGGATGTTTTAGCAGTTAGGATATCGGGTGTCTTTGTTGGTGACAGATTTTTTCCAAATCGTGCTGTCAGCCTGTGTTATTGAGTGGGATATTGCTGTGATAAACATAATAATCCTCTTAATCATAGGGAATCAAAAATGACAGATTTCACACAATTTAAAGGCTTATCGCCTCAGCTTCTTGAATCACTTACAGCAATGGGGTTCGTAACTCCAACGCCGATTCAAGTACAAGCAATTCCATTAGCCTTAGAAGGCAAAGATATTTTAGGATCAGCGCAAACAGGAACCGGTAAAACGGGTGCTTTTGCTATTCCTTTAGTATCAAAACTTCTTAACAACGAAATCCAAGGCGCGCTTGTGTTGACACCAACACGTGAACTTGCAGTGCAAGTTTTAGCGGCTATACAACAAGTTTTAGGCAAAAAAAGCACTATTAACACAGCGTTGTTAATCGGTGGTGAAGCTATGCCTCATCAGTATCGTCAATTAAGAAGAAATCCACGTATCGTTGTCGGTACACCTGGTCGTATCAATGATCACTTAGAGCGTCAAACAGTGTCGTTTGAAAAAACAACATTTTTAGTACTTGATGAAACAGATCGTATGCTTGACATGGGATTTGGACGTCAAATCGACAGTATCGTTGAACATTTGCCAGCAAAAGTTCAAACATTGATGTTCTCTGCAACAATGCCTAAAAACATTATGCAAATGGCTTCAAAATATTTAACAAACCCAGAACGTATTGAAATCGGATCAAGCTTGATGCCGGTTGAATCTATCAAACAAGAATCTATTCGTATTCAGGATTCAGAAAAGTATGAACAGCTTATTAAAGAGCTTGATACTCGTGAAGGTTCTGTTGTTATTTTTGTGAAAACAAAACAAAATGCAAAAAACATTGCTGATAGATTGTATCGCGATAATTTCGAAGCTGAAGCTATCCATGGTAACTTACGTCAAAATAAACGTGACTCTGTTATCAAAGGATTCCGTGACAATAAATTCCGTGTCTTGGTAGCAACTGACGTTGCAGCTCGCGGACTTGACGTTCCTCATATTCAACACGTTATTAATCACGATTTACCACAATGCCCAGAAGATTACATTCACCGTATTGGCCGTACAGCTCGTGCTGGTGCTAAAGGTTGTGCGATCAACTTTATTACAAATAAAGAAGATAAATTGTGGCGTGCAATTGAACGCTTTATGAAAACTGGTGATCAGCCGCAACAAAATCATCGTTCAAGAGACGATAATTATGGCGCTGGAAGATCATCATCAGAAGGTCGTTCATTTGGTCGTGGCGGCAGCAGCAGATTTGGTGGACGCTCAGAAGGTCGCCGTTCTGAAGGCGGATCATCAGAAGGTCGTTCATTTGGTCGTAGCGGCGGCAGCAGATTTGGTGGACGCTCAGAAGGTTCATCAGAAGGTCGTTCAGAAAGCAGATCTGAAGGCGGACGTTCAGAGAGCCCACGCTCAGAAGATCGTCAACCATCAGAACGTTCGTTCGGTGAACGTTCATTCGGTGGACGCTCAGAAGGCCGTAGATCAGAAGGTAGATCATCAGAAGGTTCATCAAGCGATTTTAAACGTAACTTTAAACCTCGCTCTTCAGGATCAACATATGGTAGCGGTTTCAACAGAGATACTACAGGCGGTTTTTCAGGAAAAGGTAGAAGCAATGCATCTACTTCTTTCTCAAAACGTTCATATTCTGATAACAAAAGTGGCGGACACAACGCTTAATACTTGAAATAATTTTCTTGAAATAAGTTTTTTGAAAATAGTTTTATAAAAATGGGCTTTCTCTTTACGAGAAGGCCCATTTTTTTTGTTTTCATAGTTATGAACTATTAAAATTCGTACCCTAAGTCTAAGTCAGTCGTTTTAAGAAGATTTGTTTTTTAGGGGATTAGGGTATGAAGTTTCAACTGTTTTTCTATGCCACATTCTTGGCATGTCCGGTACTGTTGCTCGGTGGATTTACCAAAGGCACAATGATCAGAGTGCCGACCGGTTACTGTGAAGTCGAACATTTAAAAGTTGATGATTGGGTTTGCGCCATCAAGCCTGATGGTAATGCGACTGTAGCTCAAATCGATCAAATAGTATCGTACGTTTGGCATAAATACATGATCATTGAAATAGATGGTGTTTCTATTGTTGCGGTAACTGGGCAAAAGTTTTATCAACCTCTAACTCACAAATGGATAAAAGCTAAGCATGTTGAGCAGGGAACGGCGCTTCTGTCAGGAGTCGGTCAGGTGCGATATGTAACGTCTGTCTGTAAGGTTCATGAATCGATAGAAGTTTTTGATATTAAGATGAAAGATGTTCATACGTTTTGCGTGAGCGAGCTTGATATTGTGGTTCATAACTACGGCATGCTTGCTATCGGGCTTTCTATTGCATGGGGCCTGAGCAAAATTGCGTTTGAAAAACTGTTGCGTGATATTTGCATTGCTGGTTTAGCGTTACTGGGGAAACATGCTGGTTGCGAAGGAAAAAGTGAAGGTCAAAATTGGAAGATTGAGTCTGTACGAAGAACGTTTTTGTTTGGCGAAAAAAGCGTAGATATTTTTGAAGAGCAAGAGCGTCAAGATAATGGTCCTGCAAGATTTTTACAAAGTTTAAGTTCGGATGAATTTTTAAATTTGTGTAGGCATGTACTCAGATAGGAAATGATTAAAAAAAATTAAGCGCCAAAGACGCAAAGTAAAAAGAGAAGTCATTTAAAATGAGGACTTCTCCTCCACTTTTGCATTGCAAAAGTGGAGGAGAGAGTGGGATTTATTCTACGCAAAGCCTACGAATAACAGGTCGAACTTTTTAAAGGTCTTTTATGACCCTTTGGGTCGTAATTAAATTAATCTTCGATTAAGCAGAACTTTACCAGAGCTTGTTTTAAGATATCTTTCAAATTCAATTGCTTTTTGTTGATCGGTGAAAGCTGTGTAAGTAATGATTTTCCATGGCATATACATTGAAGTGTAATTAGATAATCCAGAATTATGAATAATTAATCGTTTATTGAGATTGTTGGTGTATCCAACATAAGTCTGCTCAGAAAAATTGATGGATTGAAGAATATAGACGTAAAACATAGGGTTTGAAAAATTTACTGCCAAAGGCAGTTGTTAAAGAGAAGTCATTTAAAGTGAGGACTTGTCCTCCACTTTTGCACTACAAAAGTGGAGGAGAGAGTGGGATTCGAACCCACGATCCCGGTAAAGAGATAACGGTTTTCAAGACCGCCGCTTTCGACCACTCAGCCATCTCTCCATACATATAAAAATTCAAAGAAGGAATCACCGCTTTTCAGCCGTCGCTACGCTATGTCTGACAGGCGACCATTTCAGCCATCCCCGTCCGACGTAATGTTATTGTAGGCGGATCTCCATACAAATTAGAAATTCAAAGAATAAATCAAGATAATATCTATTGTACGCGTAATTAGACTGAAATCAAGAGGGACGTGTAATTTTATATAATTAAGCCGTTCATTTTTTGATGAAAAAGGTGGAAAGCTTGTGAAAGGTAATTTTTTTTATATAGAT comes from the Candidatus Babeliales bacterium genome and includes:
- a CDS encoding DUF1761 family protein, translated to MMPLNPIIAAAVADMAVGMFWYSDYAFGPLWKKIHGKPNIEKDLYQRVAIQAVSSVVFATAVYIAIMTFQKTQGAYSQEMFTKYFSWFLTEKTVNTELMSSMKAAGFIWLGLFVPSYLSCAAWTSAPAWTKFAIKSGCKLAQLLAIAAILASLA
- a CDS encoding NlpC/P60 family protein, which encodes MRHYNSNNFLSKLVASRLVASRFLFFLFVFVATNAQASVDESFFYGNAVVKDPVIEMNSSFPPPNSPAVCGDSKPCLRAHQGLFNEIVTVIEEQDESVKVVCKNAVYGYHRDTQEKLNTFWAYKKDIALLQDLDSEVLQTIPHLKYAQEPTIVLVYPWKSFSVGTRFKRDPEHDTAIAYAVKVADFINNTAMIDFIPRKNALVETKKHPRAARKLFVKIINELIDRVEQSGQGHNNESHVIPYVWGGSSFVVPYTDFSFYSQDGSWNRDGKNDPYCGYDCSEFVMRMTQIAGIEFPWKTTSIIERSKRALVKNERLEEGDLIWMQGHVMIVGNVKRNEVIEARGYKSGYGCVHRFTVGECFEGVASYDELLKQYHLNKTIRLKDRQGIPVEKRHFFRLLKLID
- a CDS encoding carbonic anhydrase is translated as MKKIVDGYYKFFEHYFEKKSSYQDLFKQQNPNVMFIACCDSRVDPALIVSAQPGDIFVERNVANVVPHRSDGPNSILIALEVALCGFEVEDVIVMGHQHCAGVQMLACDTLHSFGAVPIEYSKREEDLKKSLNKPYDKDNADEFEKLNLLLSCQNLLSHEIVASRVRAKKVSVHGWYFSLHTGRFETLCLTCLQFTDLMVECCGKRVI
- a CDS encoding DEAD/DEAH box helicase, with the protein product MTDFTQFKGLSPQLLESLTAMGFVTPTPIQVQAIPLALEGKDILGSAQTGTGKTGAFAIPLVSKLLNNEIQGALVLTPTRELAVQVLAAIQQVLGKKSTINTALLIGGEAMPHQYRQLRRNPRIVVGTPGRINDHLERQTVSFEKTTFLVLDETDRMLDMGFGRQIDSIVEHLPAKVQTLMFSATMPKNIMQMASKYLTNPERIEIGSSLMPVESIKQESIRIQDSEKYEQLIKELDTREGSVVIFVKTKQNAKNIADRLYRDNFEAEAIHGNLRQNKRDSVIKGFRDNKFRVLVATDVAARGLDVPHIQHVINHDLPQCPEDYIHRIGRTARAGAKGCAINFITNKEDKLWRAIERFMKTGDQPQQNHRSRDDNYGAGRSSSEGRSFGRGGSSRFGGRSEGRRSEGGSSEGRSFGRSGGSRFGGRSEGSSEGRSESRSEGGRSESPRSEDRQPSERSFGERSFGGRSEGRRSEGRSSEGSSSDFKRNFKPRSSGSTYGSGFNRDTTGGFSGKGRSNASTSFSKRSYSDNKSGGHNA
- a CDS encoding Hint domain-containing protein — translated: MKFQLFFYATFLACPVLLLGGFTKGTMIRVPTGYCEVEHLKVDDWVCAIKPDGNATVAQIDQIVSYVWHKYMIIEIDGVSIVAVTGQKFYQPLTHKWIKAKHVEQGTALLSGVGQVRYVTSVCKVHESIEVFDIKMKDVHTFCVSELDIVVHNYGMLAIGLSIAWGLSKIAFEKLLRDICIAGLALLGKHAGCEGKSEGQNWKIESVRRTFLFGEKSVDIFEEQERQDNGPARFLQSLSSDEFLNLCRHVLR
- a CDS encoding GIY-YIG nuclease family protein; amino-acid sequence: MFYVYILQSINFSEQTYVGYTNNLNKRLIIHNSGLSNYTSMYMPWKIITYTAFTDQQKAIEFERYLKTSSGKVLLNRRLI